A single Paraburkholderia sp. FT54 DNA region contains:
- a CDS encoding LysR substrate-binding domain-containing protein: protein MSQQREAIDTYLLRVLHTLLMERSVTRAAVKLNQSQPAISAALRRLRDITGDPLLVRGKSGMVPTEYGLRLLEPVQNALREIERIKFQQHNFDPATSIRCYRIGCPDYLNVLFVPTVVERFRQAAPNATLEFHSLGPAFDYELALEDGKLDIVVGNWPEPPEQLHLSNLFVDQIVCLMSNTHPFAKRGGLTLDQYLNAPHLAPTPYSVGQRGAIDVHLARERLKRHVVVTLPYFNLAPYVLIKSDLIFTTTRLFADYYAKFLPLTVVPAPLDFPPMQYYQLWHERVHYSDEVRWLRSLVAEATKTLIDKP from the coding sequence ATGAGTCAGCAACGCGAGGCGATCGATACGTATCTATTACGCGTCTTGCACACCCTGTTGATGGAACGCAGCGTCACCCGCGCGGCCGTCAAACTGAATCAATCGCAACCCGCTATCAGCGCGGCGCTGCGCCGTTTGCGCGACATCACCGGCGACCCGCTGCTGGTGCGCGGCAAATCCGGCATGGTGCCGACGGAATACGGCCTGCGCCTGCTCGAACCGGTGCAGAACGCGCTGCGCGAGATCGAACGCATCAAGTTCCAGCAGCACAACTTCGATCCGGCCACGTCGATCCGTTGCTACCGGATCGGCTGCCCGGACTACCTGAACGTGCTGTTCGTGCCGACGGTGGTCGAACGCTTTCGCCAGGCCGCGCCGAACGCGACGCTCGAGTTTCACTCGCTGGGACCGGCCTTCGACTACGAACTCGCGCTCGAGGACGGCAAGCTCGACATCGTGGTCGGCAACTGGCCGGAGCCGCCGGAGCAGTTGCACCTGTCGAACCTGTTCGTCGATCAGATCGTTTGCCTGATGAGCAACACGCATCCGTTCGCCAAACGCGGCGGGCTCACGCTCGACCAGTACCTGAATGCGCCGCATCTCGCGCCTACTCCTTATTCGGTGGGCCAGCGCGGCGCGATCGACGTGCATCTCGCGCGCGAGCGGTTAAAGCGTCACGTGGTCGTGACATTGCCGTACTTCAATCTGGCGCCGTACGTGCTCATCAAGTCCGATCTGATCTTCACGACGACGCGCCTTTTTGCCGATTACTACGCCAAGTTCCTACCGCTCACCGTCGTGCCGGCGCCGCTCGATTTCCCGCCGATGCAGTACTACCAGCTGTGGCACGAGCGAGTGCATTACTCCGATGAAGTGCGCTGGTTGCGCAGCCTGGTCGCCGAAGCGACCAAGACGTTGATCGACAAGCCTTGA
- a CDS encoding 8-oxoguanine deaminase: protein MTMEQAANQTNKPKKTMLVKHADVLVTMDGARRELRDGGLYIEDNRIVAVGPTAELPQTADEVLDMRGHLVIPGLVNTHHHMYQSLTRAIPAAQNAELFGWLTSLYKVWANLTPEMIEVSTLTAMAELLLSGCTTSSDHLYIYPNGSRLDDSIAAARRIGMRFHAARGSMSVGQKDGGLPPDSVVEREADILQDTQRLIETYHDEGRYALLRVVVAPCSPFSVSRDLMRESAVMARQYGVSMHTHLAENVNDIAYSREKFGMTPAEYAEDLGWVGHDVWHAHCVQLDDAGIDLFARTGTGVAHCPCSNMRLASGIAPVRRMRLAGVPVGLGVDGSASNDGAQMVAEVRQALLLQRVGFGPDAMTAREALEIATLGGAKVLNRDDIGALAPGKAADFVSFDLRQPLFAGALHDPVAALVFCAPSQVSYSVIGGKVIVKEGQLTTLELGPVIEQHNRLAKTLYEAAA from the coding sequence ATGACGATGGAACAAGCGGCCAATCAAACGAATAAGCCCAAGAAAACGATGCTGGTCAAGCACGCGGACGTGCTGGTCACGATGGACGGCGCCCGGCGCGAACTGCGCGACGGTGGCCTGTATATCGAGGACAACCGCATCGTCGCGGTCGGCCCGACGGCGGAATTGCCGCAAACCGCCGACGAAGTGCTGGACATGCGTGGACATCTGGTGATTCCGGGTCTCGTGAACACGCACCACCACATGTATCAGAGCCTGACGCGCGCGATTCCCGCCGCGCAGAACGCCGAATTGTTCGGCTGGCTGACCAGCCTCTACAAGGTGTGGGCGAACCTCACGCCGGAGATGATCGAGGTCTCGACGCTGACGGCAATGGCCGAGCTGTTGCTGTCCGGCTGCACGACGTCGAGCGACCATTTGTATATCTATCCGAACGGCAGCCGGCTCGATGACAGCATCGCCGCGGCGCGCCGCATCGGCATGCGTTTTCATGCGGCGCGCGGCAGCATGAGCGTGGGGCAGAAAGACGGTGGCTTGCCGCCGGATTCGGTGGTCGAACGTGAAGCGGACATTCTGCAGGACACGCAGCGCCTGATCGAGACGTACCACGACGAAGGGCGTTACGCGCTGCTGCGCGTGGTGGTCGCGCCGTGCTCGCCGTTCTCGGTGAGCCGCGATCTGATGCGTGAATCGGCGGTCATGGCGCGGCAGTATGGCGTGTCGATGCATACGCACCTGGCGGAGAACGTCAACGACATCGCGTATAGCCGCGAGAAGTTCGGCATGACGCCGGCGGAGTACGCGGAAGACCTCGGCTGGGTCGGTCACGACGTGTGGCATGCGCACTGCGTGCAACTCGACGACGCGGGCATCGACCTGTTCGCGCGCACCGGCACGGGCGTCGCGCATTGTCCGTGTTCGAACATGCGGCTCGCCTCGGGTATTGCGCCGGTCAGGCGCATGCGTCTGGCGGGCGTGCCGGTGGGGCTGGGCGTCGACGGATCGGCGTCGAACGACGGCGCGCAAATGGTCGCCGAGGTGCGTCAGGCGTTGCTGTTGCAGCGAGTCGGCTTCGGACCCGATGCGATGACCGCGCGTGAAGCATTGGAAATCGCGACGCTCGGCGGCGCGAAGGTGCTCAATCGCGACGACATCGGCGCGCTGGCGCCCGGCAAGGCGGCGGATTTCGTGTCGTTCGATTTGCGTCAGCCGCTCTTCGCGGGCGCTTTGCATGACCCGGTCGCGGCGCTCGTGTTCTGCGCGCCGTCGCAAGTGAGTTATAGCGTGATCGGCGGCAAGGTGATCGTGAAGGAAGGGCAGTTGACCACGCTGGAACTCGGACCGGTCATCGAGCAGCACAACCGGTTGGCGAAGACGCTTTACGAAGCAGCGGCGTAG